The proteins below are encoded in one region of Haladaptatus sp. R4:
- a CDS encoding ATPase domain-containing protein: MSDVSGNADRRPCDFCRLPCLDETITLAHGETTYEFCSETCRNEMVANDRVFTTYHGFRQITTGISALDDHLPEGLPRNSFILLSGEGGTRDNAIGTELVWRTLRRGEPAIVVSFTEPPISVIEQFLSLEWNVLPYLESGQLHVLDCFTYRVGDRDRMFTRMDEWNHFLHHVTAPVTTTVRDPSDTSELQNKLDNCLESLSMSDTGIVAIDSLTEFGTLVQPVQAYDFVKDIRADVCKGRFVTVFAGATFTGEENAFPHDMSYVIDGLVELQLNGSLVDDVLIKRIRIRKMNGVLTIPEWVAYEYTSGDGLISFDPIEEMESAEEAIESDETIESDEQPSSDRNARSESDAAE, from the coding sequence ATGAGTGATGTATCCGGGAACGCCGACCGGAGACCGTGCGATTTCTGTCGCCTGCCGTGTCTCGACGAGACGATAACGCTGGCCCACGGCGAGACGACCTACGAATTCTGTTCGGAGACGTGTCGGAACGAGATGGTAGCGAACGACCGCGTATTCACCACCTATCACGGATTTCGCCAGATAACCACGGGTATCTCGGCGCTCGACGACCATCTGCCGGAAGGGTTGCCACGCAACTCGTTCATCCTGCTGTCCGGGGAAGGTGGAACGCGCGACAACGCCATCGGGACCGAACTCGTCTGGCGGACGCTTCGGCGCGGTGAACCGGCAATCGTCGTCAGCTTCACCGAACCGCCGATTTCGGTCATCGAGCAGTTCCTCTCCTTGGAGTGGAACGTCCTACCGTATCTCGAATCCGGACAGCTACACGTTCTCGACTGCTTCACCTACCGGGTCGGCGACCGCGACCGGATGTTCACCCGGATGGACGAGTGGAACCACTTCCTGCACCACGTCACTGCGCCCGTCACGACGACGGTTCGTGACCCGAGCGATACGAGCGAACTGCAAAACAAACTCGACAACTGTCTCGAATCGCTGTCGATGAGCGATACGGGCATCGTCGCAATCGACTCGCTGACCGAGTTCGGGACGCTCGTTCAGCCCGTCCAAGCGTACGATTTCGTCAAGGACATTCGCGCGGACGTCTGCAAAGGAAGGTTCGTCACCGTCTTTGCGGGAGCGACGTTCACCGGGGAAGAGAACGCGTTTCCGCACGACATGAGCTACGTCATCGACGGCCTCGTCGAGTTGCAGTTGAACGGATCGCTCGTCGACGACGTGCTCATCAAACGGATCCGCATCCGCAAGATGAACGGCGTGTTGACGATTCCTGAGTGGGTCGCCTACGAGTACACGAGCGGAGACGGGTTGATATCGTTCGACCCGATCGAGGAAATGGAATCGGCCGAGGAAGCCATCGAATCCGACGAAACCATCGAATCCGACGAACAACCGAGTTCGGATCGGAACGCTCGGTCGGAATCAGACGCCGCCGAGTGA